A genomic window from Nicotiana sylvestris chromosome 11, ASM39365v2, whole genome shotgun sequence includes:
- the LOC138881380 gene encoding uncharacterized protein yields the protein MAERFFEVNRISYSRNDLPPEEAAHNKVLHLTVKCEGYYVKRVMLDGGSRVNICPLSTLQRMEIWTERIRPNNVCLRAFNGVKWDTIGEIDLVLTIGPVDFEVTFQGLVMDTSYNFLLGRTWIHTAGVVPSTLHQMVKFEHENQEIVVHGEDGQSI from the coding sequence ATGGCGGAACGATTTTTTGAAGTCAACCGAATCTCCTACAGCCGAAATGACTTGCCTCCAGAAGAGGCTGCCCACAACAAAGTTCTTCATTTGACCGTTAAGTGTGAAGGGTATTATGTGAAAAGAGTTATGTTGGACGGAGGATCTAGGGTCAACATTTGCCCTCTATCAACCTTACAAAGGATGGAAATTTGGACTGAAAGGATTAGACCCAACAATGTTTGCTTACGTGCTTTCAACGGCGTCAAGTGGGATACGATAGGGGAGATTGATTTAGTCCTAACTATTGGCCCTGTAGATTTTGAAGTAACATTTCAAGGTTTGGTCATGGACACCTCCTACAACTTTCTCTTAGGAAGGACTTGGATTCATACTGCAGGAGTCGTACCCtctactctccaccaaatggttaagtttgaacatGAAAACCAAGAAAtagtggtccacggagaagatggACAATCAATCTAG